In the Topomyia yanbarensis strain Yona2022 chromosome 3, ASM3024719v1, whole genome shotgun sequence genome, one interval contains:
- the LOC131689617 gene encoding myosin-10-like codes for MKNSVESGSMLSKNETENERDVFEVKQNIENILQRQGTKISENLYSSQLSTGEDENWQENQCIGNFTDIIPIVKNELNKANKLLEKDETTNILLESYEAEKKVLELTKQVEIERLKVQKLYKNLRDKKQRLDKRTAEYNELSAQLMDNLQDTDAYKEQVEHLERAIQHRATTEAKLRTDLEALRQNSAKDLEAQDEKNKILHAQLKEARKHIERLESQNKILSSKNGEMNDCCEEKPNKDEIPPVDEKIQLEEAEHEIQDQLGIQERYLHHIKLLQEENYDLTIAVQELSMKIVTLEDQIVRPDVQDGIITNKLKTCLEVIKEEKEQLSENVLELQPIAKETIPSKNKATEGNGLLQILNEKQSEERNLPKSLDESMHENEKLLARLLSLENDMEESANIREHLEQEVCALKVDLGNLDRQLKEYNAKVERLQKQNDNCRHELQKKTDEVDRSTKELRMMQQSIEYLEQELIQERQENNDRMEENKTLLLRLEDYAERHETLEQKEDLTKEVEKLEVEVSVLSDRLKDGSKVKRELEISLELIERLRSETNDLKTCINTEQKYSSKLKHRIDESVKIKRELEHEISVLQANHKTILRTYADLMTKQQPLEEQLTKCEARLIETEETLTARTDDPHNLIEDHNRKLDEKEKTISELSERISKLEQEKIELQKLVFSEKQNKPRDQQRTVSCSPLIVNCNLTESYPINTMQISEATTELNTVGHLQIFEHDGEQSQPALNFVNNTKHRSLDANPPKHEEVSAIHRGVDWKRRSCRQSKHDSLRGLPSKT; via the exons ATGAAAAACTCTGTAGAATCGGGATCTATGTTGAGCAAAAATGAGACCGAGAATGAACGAGATGTTTTCGAAGTCAAGCAAAATATTGAGAATATTCTCCAGCGGCAGGGTACAAAAATTTCGGAAAACTTATACTCTAGTCAATTGAGCACAGGTGAAGATGAAAATTGGCAGGAAAATCAATGTATTGGCAACTTTACAGATATTATACCCATTGTTAAAAATGAGCTCAATAAGGCGAATAAACTCTTAGAAAAAGATGAAACGACAAACATTTTGCTGGAATCATACGAAGCTGAAAAAAAAGTGCTCGAATTAACCAAGCAGGTCGAAATTGAACGTTTGAAGGTACAAAAATTGTATAAGAATCTTAGGGATAAAAAACAGAGGTTAGATAAGAGGACTGCTGAATATAACGAACTGTCAGCACAGCTAATGGATAACCTTCAAGATACAGATGCTTACAAGGAACAAGTTGAACACCTTGAGAGGGCAATACAGCATCGTGCGACTACGGAAGCTAAGTTACGTACTGATTTAGAAGCTCTCAGGCAAAACTCGGCCAAAGATTTGGAGGCACAGgacgaaaaaaacaaaattttgcatGCTCAACTGAAGGAAGCTCGCAAACATATCGAGCGTTTGGAATCGCAAAACAAGATCTTGAGTTCAAAAAATGGAGAGATGAATGACTGCTGCGAGGAGAAACCCAATAAGGATGAAATCCCACCAGTTGATGAGAAGATTCAACTGGAGGAGGCGGAGCACGAAATACAAGATCAGCTCGGTATACAAGAACGTTATCTGCATCACATTAAGTTACTCCAGGAAGAGAATTATGATTTAACTATTGCTGTGCAGGAGCTTTCAATGAAAATTGTTACATTAGAGGACCAGATAGTGAGACCCGATGTTCAGGATGGGATAATTACAAATAAGCTAAAAACATGCCTCGAAGTgataaaagaagaaaaagagcAATTATCAGAGAATGTTTTAGAACTACAACCAATCGCTAAAGAAACTATTCCGTCGAAGAATAAAGCAACGGAAGGCAATGGGTTGCTTCAAATACTTAATGAGAAGCAAAGCGAAGAACGAAATCTTCCAAAATCTCTGGATGAGAGCATGCACGAAAACGAAAAACTATTGGCCAGGTTGCTATCATTGGAAAATGATATGGAAGAATCAGCCAACATCCGAGAGCACCTGGAGCAAGAAGTATGTGCTTTGAAAGTTGACCTTGGTAATTTAGATCGGCAGTTGAAAGAGTACAATGCAAAGGTCGAACGTCTTCAGAAGCAAAATGACAATTGTCGACACGAGCTGCAAAAGAAAACTGATGAGGTCGATCGTAGCACAAAGGAGCTAAGGATGATGCAACAGTCGATTGAATACCTAGAGCAAGAACTGATTCAAGAGCGACAGGAAAATAATGATCGAATGGAAGAAAATAAAACCCTGCTTTTGCGACTAGAAGATTACGCTGAACGGCATGAGACTCTAGAACAGAAAGAAGATCTAACTAAGGAAGTGGAGAAACTTGAAGTAGAAGTATCCGTACTATCGGATAGACTGAAAGATGGTTCAAAAGTGAAGCGGGAGCTAGAGATATCACTAGAACTGATAGAACGACTGAGAAGCGAAACAAATGACTTAAAAACATGTATCAACACTGAACAAAAATATTCATCCAAACTAAAACATCGTATTGACGAATCGGTAAAGATTAAGCGCGAGTTAGAACACGAAATCAGTGTGCTACAAGCGAATCATAAAACGATTCTAAGGACTTATGCTGATCTAATGACGAAACAGCAACCGTTAGAAGAGCAGTTAACCAAATGTGAAGCGAGATTGATCGAAACTGAGGAAACATTGACTGCTCGAACAGATGATCCTCATAATCTCATAGAAGATCACAACCGAAAGCTCGATGAAAAGGAGAAAACGATCAGTGAGTTAAGCGAACGTATTAGTAAACTAGAGCAGGAAAAGATTGAATTGCAGAAACTTGTCTTCTCTGAAAAACAG AATAAACCGAGAGATCAACAGCGAACTGTGTCGTGCAGTCCGCTCATCGTGAATTGTAATCTAACGGAGTCGTATCCAATAAATACAATGCAGATATCCGAGGCTACGACCGAACTGAACACTGTTGGACACCTTCAGATATTTGAACATGATGG TGAGCAGTCCCAACCGGCACTAAACTTTGTGAATAACACAAAGCATCGTTCACTTGATGCCAACCCACCGAAACATGAGGAAGTAAGTGCCATCCATAGAGGCGTAGACTGGAAACGAAGATCATGCCGACAAAGCAAGCATGACAGTCTGCGTGGTTTGCCATCAAAAACATAA